In Deinococcus misasensis DSM 22328, a single window of DNA contains:
- a CDS encoding helix-turn-helix domain-containing protein — MGSKVKVRPLSETEVQHIQDQLKSKDAFTVRRSQILLASHEGQVVSQIARSLRIATQTVRNTFRAFEADGLASLHEQSHRPHTIVPRIDEAA, encoded by the coding sequence ATGGGCAGCAAAGTCAAAGTCCGACCCCTCAGCGAAACAGAAGTCCAGCACATCCAAGATCAGCTCAAATCCAAAGACGCCTTCACGGTGCGGCGCAGCCAGATTCTGCTGGCCAGCCATGAGGGTCAGGTGGTCTCCCAAATTGCCAGGTCCCTGAGAATCGCCACCCAAACAGTACGCAACACTTTTAGAGCTTTTGAAGCAGACGGTTTAGCGAGCCTACACGAACAATCCCATCGGCCGCACACCATAGTGCCCCGGATCGACGAAGCCGCTTT